One Pseudanabaena sp. FACHB-2040 genomic window carries:
- a CDS encoding NYN domain-containing protein, with product MSRPSYTAHLLVDGYNIIGAWTSLKQARDQSGLEIARGDLIEVLANYSAYQGFETHLVFDAYAQTTPSAQEVITQHLAVYYTGFGQTADSYIERVCAQHRGKRASLNQRLIVATSDRAQQLTIMGYGAEWMSALQLESEVQTSFNQIKQRQKQRQKPVKRSLMHTLDQGARDKLTRLRFGLK from the coding sequence ATGAGTCGGCCTTCCTACACTGCACACCTGTTGGTGGATGGCTATAACATCATTGGTGCCTGGACCTCGCTCAAGCAGGCCCGCGATCAGAGTGGCCTAGAAATTGCGAGGGGGGATTTGATTGAGGTCTTGGCCAACTATAGTGCTTACCAAGGCTTTGAGACTCATCTGGTGTTTGATGCTTATGCCCAGACGACTCCCAGTGCTCAAGAGGTAATTACTCAGCACTTAGCTGTTTACTACACAGGGTTTGGGCAGACAGCAGATAGCTACATTGAGCGAGTCTGTGCTCAGCACCGGGGCAAGAGAGCTTCCCTAAATCAGCGCCTGATTGTTGCGACCTCTGACAGGGCTCAGCAACTCACGATTATGGGATACGGAGCAGAATGGATGTCGGCGCTTCAGCTTGAGTCGGAGGTACAGACTTCGTTTAACCAGATTAAACAGCGCCAGAAGCAGCGGCAAAAGCCGGTTAAACGATCTCTCATGCACACTCTTGATCAAGGGGCCAGGGATAAGTTGACCCGGCTGAGATTTGGGCTGAAGTGA
- a CDS encoding energy-coupling factor ABC transporter ATP-binding protein, whose translation MTAAIALNDLGFQWPSGKSVLQGCSLSVEAGEFCMLLGSNGSGKSTLLRILAGLLQPQTGTFKVHDPVGFVFQNPDHQLVMPTVGADVAFGLVEERLTIAQVRARVDEALAAVNLEHLKRRPIYALSGGQKQRVAIAGAIARHCSILLLDEPTALLDPDSQIDLVMQVRSLVKERGLTALWVTHRLIELDYCDRAFLLENGQVKDQGHPQRLKSLLAGGSEP comes from the coding sequence TTGACTGCTGCGATCGCACTTAACGATTTAGGCTTTCAGTGGCCCTCTGGAAAATCAGTACTACAGGGCTGCTCTCTATCCGTTGAGGCGGGTGAGTTTTGCATGTTGCTGGGCAGCAACGGCAGTGGTAAGTCAACTCTGCTGAGAATTTTAGCGGGTTTGCTGCAGCCCCAAACGGGCACTTTTAAGGTGCACGACCCGGTGGGATTTGTTTTCCAGAATCCCGATCATCAGCTGGTTATGCCCACCGTTGGAGCAGACGTGGCGTTTGGGCTTGTAGAGGAGCGGCTGACTATCGCCCAGGTTCGGGCTCGGGTAGACGAGGCGCTGGCAGCTGTCAATCTAGAGCACCTGAAGCGGCGACCTATCTATGCGCTTAGTGGCGGGCAAAAGCAGCGAGTGGCGATCGCTGGAGCCATTGCTCGTCACTGCAGCATTTTATTGTTGGATGAACCGACAGCGCTGCTTGATCCTGACAGCCAAATTGATTTGGTGATGCAGGTGAGATCGTTGGTTAAGGAAAGAGGGTTGACTGCCCTTTGGGTGACGCATCGCTTAATTGAGTTGGACTATTGCGATCGCGCCTTTTTACTGGAGAATGGCCAGGTCAAGGATCAAGGGCATCCCCAAAGGCTCAAAAGCTTGTTGGCTGGAGGCTCAGAACCTTGA